A genomic stretch from Ureibacillus composti includes:
- a CDS encoding DNA translocase FtsK — protein MNWFKKHLSKLFLAEIDDDDELIEYENEKEENVKNNPQQINQVKKASFRFPVISDDELDDSKPSMKHSTKLNRSLESHGDSYSVDYVKSSIQLPSGSQVYDVEVSRIRELLEKRQKKKGKPSRVHHSIQRVETPTKVEKVPIRQEKNRQQVQKQVPKHKEVEQSTVDPYRKRFVPSKVPSPIYGYSKPSPLNELLTKRADEEPTTSKDIDSLIYDKSLKNERDIELNKVEVHDEYEYVKENKEVAATMEIIEEQTSIEKVENPSTVEKIETPLAEEVNDEPIVIEKQTDVETIVVSNEVIGDQMNDVHIEDQRTTEVNEVQSTEESTNVMIEQDFEPNTYSEDSELSEQKINEQANINEAQIYEKNEEVSRVADDVVDDVVEEDSPKFELNDENLDMGPAVNSSLEDGVVYEETTISQLEDNNIVLNEENSQESSSTKKEESKGSKLPFNVLMLKSDKEKLALKEKAKSLLYVKNNNHTQPTQPLTVKKEVENLLIQNNEDHDLNVPNSSLSDPVLQEEISTEEQEVETETPQTENVEEITNPSMVNTSNSTEENPMKNTEVVEKSPVFIEEEQVVKAPTKVYVKPSIDYLSPPEEKTQDRDWMESQADILVEALSHFQVTAQIESIMQGPAVTQFEITVGHGTKVSKIRNLADDLKLALAAKDIRIQAPIPGKSSIGIEIPNRISRAVRLSEVTTSESFQQSESPLEAALGLDLTGKPVTIDLRKMPHGLIAGATGSGKSVCINSILVSLLYKADPHELKLMLIDPKMVELAPFNHIPHLVSPVITDVKAATAALKWAVEEMENRYQLFAHAGARDLPRYNKLAEANGEYNKKLPYILIVIDELADLMMMSPADVEEAIARIAQKARACGIHLILATQRPSVDVITGLIKSNIPTRIAFAVSSQIDSRTILDAQGAERLLGRGDMLYLGNGMSAPTRLQGTFVTDDEIEEVIEHVRQQGEPDYFFQQEELLKKAEVVEEQDELFEEVCRFVFEQGTASTSSIQRKYHIGYNRAARLIDMLEKQGFVSEQRGSKPREVYITESDLTSMFE, from the coding sequence ATGAACTGGTTTAAAAAACATTTATCGAAATTATTTTTAGCTGAAATAGATGATGATGATGAATTGATCGAGTACGAAAATGAAAAAGAAGAAAACGTGAAAAATAATCCACAACAGATTAATCAAGTGAAGAAAGCATCCTTTCGTTTCCCAGTAATATCAGATGATGAACTGGATGATTCAAAGCCTTCCATGAAGCATTCTACGAAATTAAACCGTTCACTTGAAAGTCATGGAGATTCATATTCCGTTGATTATGTAAAGTCTTCCATCCAACTCCCATCAGGTTCGCAAGTTTATGATGTGGAAGTCTCAAGGATACGTGAATTGCTAGAAAAACGGCAAAAGAAAAAAGGAAAACCTTCTAGGGTTCATCATTCAATTCAGAGGGTAGAAACCCCAACAAAAGTTGAGAAAGTACCAATTCGTCAGGAAAAAAATCGACAACAGGTACAAAAACAGGTACCAAAACACAAAGAAGTTGAGCAAAGTACAGTAGATCCATATCGAAAGAGATTTGTGCCATCTAAGGTACCATCTCCTATTTACGGTTATTCAAAACCAAGCCCTTTAAATGAACTACTAACGAAAAGAGCAGATGAGGAACCGACAACTTCAAAGGATATTGATTCATTAATCTACGATAAAAGCCTGAAGAATGAAAGGGATATAGAACTTAATAAGGTTGAAGTACACGATGAGTATGAATATGTAAAAGAAAATAAAGAAGTTGCTGCTACTATGGAAATAATAGAAGAACAAACTTCGATAGAAAAAGTAGAAAATCCAAGTACAGTAGAAAAAATTGAAACTCCTCTTGCTGAAGAAGTAAATGATGAACCAATCGTTATTGAAAAACAAACCGATGTAGAAACAATAGTGGTTAGTAATGAAGTCATCGGAGATCAAATGAATGATGTTCATATAGAAGACCAACGTACAACGGAAGTCAATGAGGTGCAAAGTACTGAGGAAAGTACCAATGTAATGATAGAACAAGACTTCGAGCCGAATACTTATTCAGAAGATAGTGAACTTAGCGAGCAAAAAATTAATGAGCAAGCCAATATCAACGAAGCTCAAATCTATGAAAAAAATGAAGAGGTTTCGAGAGTTGCAGACGATGTGGTGGATGATGTAGTAGAAGAAGATTCTCCGAAATTTGAACTCAATGATGAAAACTTAGATATGGGTCCAGCAGTGAACAGCTCATTGGAAGATGGAGTTGTTTATGAAGAAACAACAATCAGCCAATTGGAAGATAATAATATCGTATTAAATGAGGAAAACTCTCAAGAGAGTTCTTCGACTAAAAAAGAAGAGTCAAAGGGTAGTAAACTTCCTTTTAATGTACTAATGCTCAAATCTGATAAAGAAAAGTTGGCACTTAAAGAAAAAGCAAAATCATTGTTATACGTGAAAAATAACAATCATACACAACCAACTCAGCCGTTAACTGTAAAGAAAGAAGTTGAAAATCTTCTAATACAGAATAATGAGGATCATGATTTAAACGTCCCTAATTCATCATTGAGCGATCCGGTACTACAAGAAGAAATATCTACTGAAGAACAAGAGGTCGAGACGGAAACTCCGCAAACGGAAAATGTTGAGGAAATAACAAATCCTAGTATGGTAAATACTTCGAACTCAACTGAAGAAAATCCAATGAAAAATACTGAGGTAGTTGAAAAATCCCCAGTTTTCATTGAAGAGGAACAAGTTGTAAAGGCTCCTACAAAAGTATATGTAAAACCATCAATTGATTATTTATCTCCTCCAGAAGAGAAAACACAAGATCGTGATTGGATGGAAAGTCAAGCTGATATTCTTGTAGAAGCGTTATCTCACTTCCAAGTAACTGCACAAATAGAGTCAATTATGCAAGGTCCAGCAGTTACTCAATTTGAAATTACAGTTGGGCATGGAACGAAGGTAAGTAAAATACGAAACTTAGCTGATGATCTAAAGCTAGCGCTTGCAGCAAAAGATATTCGAATTCAAGCCCCAATCCCAGGTAAAAGTTCAATAGGAATTGAGATTCCAAATCGAATTTCACGCGCTGTTCGCTTATCGGAAGTAACAACAAGTGAATCGTTTCAACAATCGGAATCTCCTTTAGAAGCTGCTCTCGGACTTGATTTAACAGGAAAACCTGTGACAATCGACTTGCGCAAGATGCCTCACGGTTTGATTGCAGGCGCTACTGGTTCTGGGAAGTCAGTTTGCATTAATTCCATATTAGTGAGTCTCCTTTATAAGGCTGATCCGCACGAATTAAAATTGATGTTAATTGACCCTAAAATGGTAGAGTTAGCTCCATTTAATCATATTCCTCATTTAGTCAGTCCTGTTATTACGGACGTAAAAGCTGCAACTGCAGCGCTAAAGTGGGCTGTTGAAGAAATGGAAAATCGTTATCAATTATTTGCTCACGCAGGTGCTCGTGACTTACCACGATATAATAAACTTGCTGAGGCAAATGGGGAATATAATAAAAAGCTTCCTTATATTTTAATCGTAATAGATGAGTTAGCTGATTTGATGATGATGTCACCGGCTGATGTTGAAGAAGCAATAGCGAGAATAGCTCAAAAAGCAAGGGCATGTGGAATACATTTAATATTAGCAACGCAGCGTCCTTCAGTTGATGTTATTACTGGTTTAATTAAATCAAATATACCAACCCGTATAGCATTTGCAGTTTCTTCACAAATTGACTCAAGAACAATTCTTGATGCTCAAGGTGCTGAACGTTTACTAGGCAGAGGCGATATGCTGTATTTAGGAAATGGTATGAGCGCTCCAACCCGTCTTCAAGGAACTTTTGTGACAGATGATGAAATCGAAGAAGTGATTGAACATGTTAGGCAGCAGGGGGAACCAGATTACTTCTTCCAACAAGAGGAATTATTAAAAAAAGCAGAAGTAGTTGAAGAGCAAGATGAGTTGTTTGAAGAGGTGTGTCGTTTTGTATTTGAACAGGGTACAGCATCTACTTCTTCAATCCAACGAAAATACCATATTGGCTATAATAGAGCAGCACGTCTAATTGATATGCTTGAAAAACAAGGATTTGTTTCTGAACAAAGAGGAAGTAAACCTCGAGAAGTTTATATCACAGAATCTGATTTAACATCAATGTTTGAGTGA
- a CDS encoding DUF4479 domain-containing protein — protein sequence MIVAYNKKYVGDVLLVQLATEAIVNTEVEKVQDVAILKEKETGEIKAFNLFNASKYLELDVQGNVDIIPELVQKIEAALKENGAQVSLDVDFSPKFVVGFVEEKEKHPNADKLSICKVNVGEETLQIVCGAPNVEEGQKVVVAKIGAVMPSGMVIKEGNLRGVDSFGMLCSARELAIPNAPSAKGILVLDEGAEVGQPFTVTSK from the coding sequence ATGATCGTAGCATATAATAAAAAATACGTTGGGGATGTATTACTAGTCCAATTAGCAACAGAAGCAATCGTTAACACGGAAGTTGAAAAAGTGCAAGATGTTGCAATATTAAAAGAAAAAGAAACTGGAGAAATCAAAGCATTTAATCTATTCAATGCAAGTAAATACCTTGAATTAGATGTACAAGGAAATGTGGATATTATACCTGAACTAGTACAAAAAATTGAAGCTGCTTTAAAAGAAAACGGAGCTCAAGTTTCATTAGATGTAGATTTTTCTCCTAAATTTGTAGTAGGTTTCGTTGAAGAAAAAGAAAAGCATCCAAATGCTGATAAACTAAGTATTTGTAAAGTAAATGTTGGAGAAGAAACATTGCAAATTGTATGCGGTGCTCCAAATGTAGAAGAAGGTCAAAAGGTTGTTGTAGCAAAAATTGGTGCTGTTATGCCTTCAGGAATGGTTATTAAAGAAGGAAATTTACGCGGAGTTGATTCATTTGGAATGCTTTGCTCTGCTCGTGAACTTGCAATTCCAAATGCACCATCTGCAAAAGGTATTTTAGTACTAGATGAAGGTGCCGAAGTAGGACAACCTTTTACGGTCACATCAAAATAA
- a CDS encoding DUF1444 domain-containing protein: MKSKQLVEELKKRLDDQRLEFNFDQEHDKLRIEHKSIKRGIDISLPEILSKYNVRKEKAIEEVIYTIDQTFLAMEKEHTEGFQDLSLVYPIIRSTSFPLTSKEGHHFITTDHTAETRIYYALDLGNTYRLIDESMLSKLNVTANQIREAARFSVRKLPTNMKKDEVAGNIYYFINENDGYDASRILNEAFLNKMKNQIEGDMTVSVPHQDVLIIGDIRNETGYDVLAQMTMHFFSVGAVPITSLSFVYENGELEPIFILAKNRVKKEQDEK, translated from the coding sequence ATGAAATCGAAACAACTAGTTGAAGAATTAAAAAAACGATTAGATGACCAAAGATTAGAATTTAATTTCGATCAAGAACATGACAAATTAAGAATCGAACACAAGTCGATCAAACGCGGAATCGATATTTCACTTCCTGAAATATTATCCAAATATAATGTAAGAAAAGAAAAAGCCATAGAAGAAGTCATTTATACAATTGACCAAACTTTTTTAGCAATGGAAAAGGAACATACCGAAGGATTCCAAGATTTATCATTGGTGTATCCAATCATTCGTTCTACCTCATTTCCATTAACATCCAAAGAAGGCCATCATTTTATTACGACTGACCATACTGCGGAAACGCGCATTTATTATGCACTTGATTTGGGCAATACATATCGTTTAATTGATGAATCCATGCTTTCGAAGTTAAATGTAACAGCTAACCAAATTCGTGAAGCTGCTCGCTTTTCAGTTCGAAAATTACCTACGAATATGAAGAAAGACGAGGTAGCGGGGAATATCTATTATTTCATCAATGAAAATGATGGGTATGATGCAAGTCGAATTTTAAATGAAGCTTTTTTAAATAAAATGAAGAATCAAATTGAAGGAGACATGACTGTATCTGTCCCTCATCAAGATGTATTAATTATTGGTGATATTCGAAATGAAACAGGTTATGATGTATTAGCACAAATGACAATGCATTTCTTTTCAGTTGGAGCTGTGCCAATTACTTCATTATCATTTGTTTATGAGAATGGCGAGTTAGAGCCAATTTTTATATTAGCCAAGAACAGAGTGAAAAAGGAGCAAGATGAAAAATGA
- a CDS encoding DUF84 family protein, which yields MRVAIGTKNRAKTKAIENVVSTYFNEARYEQFNVSSNVSEQPFSDEETRQGAINRAVNTLKASGADLNFGLEGGVREIDGVMYCCNWGALALKDGTTITSAGATFILPEEIADQLRDGKELGPVMDEYTNEIGTRHNSGAIGVFTANLVDRTEMFEHIVKLLLGQYKFHNSLTK from the coding sequence ATGAGAGTAGCAATCGGAACAAAAAATAGAGCAAAAACAAAAGCAATTGAAAATGTTGTAAGTACATACTTTAATGAAGCCAGATATGAGCAATTCAATGTATCTTCTAATGTTTCAGAGCAGCCTTTTTCAGACGAGGAAACAAGACAAGGGGCAATTAATAGAGCAGTAAATACATTAAAAGCATCGGGTGCTGATTTAAATTTTGGCCTTGAAGGTGGAGTTCGTGAGATTGATGGAGTAATGTATTGTTGCAATTGGGGAGCACTTGCTTTAAAAGATGGAACAACTATTACATCAGCTGGTGCAACGTTTATTTTGCCGGAAGAGATTGCTGACCAATTACGTGATGGCAAAGAACTTGGGCCAGTAATGGATGAGTACACAAATGAAATTGGTACAAGACATAATTCCGGTGCGATTGGTGTATTTACAGCCAATTTGGTCGATCGTACAGAAATGTTTGAACACATCGTCAAGCTACTATTAGGGCAATATAAATTTCACAATTCCTTAACTAAATGA
- a CDS encoding M42 family metallopeptidase: MNQETLQLFKTLTELPGAPGNEHAVRKFMRGELEKYSDEIIQDNLGGIFGLRKAEDSNAPKILVAGHMDEVAFMVTNITDNGMLRFQTLGGWSNQVLLAQRVTVYAKDKEIPGVIASIPPHLLSDAEKSKPMEIKNMLIDVGADSKEDAEKMGIQPGQSIIPVCPFTPMENPKKIMAKAWDNRYGCGLAIELLKELQNEKVVNHLYSGANVMEEVGLRGAQVSAYMIKPDLFFALDASPANDTSGDKNQFGQLGKGTLLRIFDRTMVTHKGMREFILDTAESNKIPYQYFVSPGGTDAGKVHIANEGIPSAVIGICSRYIHTAASIIHIDDYAAAKELLVKLVKSADRSTVESIRQNV, translated from the coding sequence ATGAATCAGGAAACTTTACAGCTTTTTAAAACGTTAACAGAATTACCAGGTGCTCCTGGAAATGAACATGCTGTGCGAAAATTCATGCGAGGGGAACTCGAGAAATATTCAGATGAAATTATCCAGGACAATTTAGGTGGGATTTTTGGTTTAAGAAAAGCTGAAGATTCAAATGCACCAAAAATTTTAGTTGCAGGGCATATGGATGAAGTTGCTTTTATGGTAACAAATATCACTGACAACGGAATGCTTCGCTTTCAAACATTAGGTGGCTGGTCAAATCAAGTTTTACTAGCACAACGTGTGACTGTATATGCCAAAGATAAAGAAATCCCGGGGGTAATTGCTTCGATCCCTCCACATTTATTATCAGATGCTGAAAAGTCTAAACCAATGGAAATTAAAAATATGTTAATTGATGTTGGAGCAGATAGTAAAGAAGATGCTGAAAAGATGGGGATTCAACCAGGTCAGTCCATAATTCCTGTATGTCCATTTACACCAATGGAAAACCCGAAAAAAATAATGGCCAAAGCATGGGATAATCGATATGGTTGTGGTTTGGCAATTGAACTATTAAAAGAATTACAAAACGAAAAAGTTGTTAACCATTTATATTCTGGTGCGAATGTAATGGAAGAGGTTGGATTGCGCGGAGCACAAGTTTCTGCCTACATGATTAAACCTGATTTATTTTTCGCATTAGATGCTTCTCCTGCTAATGATACATCTGGTGATAAAAATCAATTTGGACAATTAGGAAAAGGCACGTTACTACGAATCTTTGACCGTACTATGGTGACACATAAAGGAATGAGAGAGTTTATATTAGATACAGCAGAATCAAATAAGATTCCTTATCAATATTTCGTTTCTCCAGGTGGTACGGATGCAGGGAAAGTGCATATTGCCAATGAAGGAATTCCAAGTGCTGTCATAGGTATTTGTTCCCGTTATATTCATACGGCCGCATCAATTATTCATATAGATGACTATGCTGCAGCAAAAGAGCTGTTAGTAAAACTAGTTAAATCAGCAGATCGTTCTACAGTAGAAAGTATTCGTCAAAATGTATAG
- a CDS encoding MBL fold metallo-hydrolase — MDKLQFHGMSLTWLNGGVTSLDGGAMFGVVPKPLWSRKYPVNELNQIELACEPMLIQYEGKNYLIDSGVGFNKLTEKQLRNFGVTEESTILESLKELGLTAEDIHFVLMTHLHFDHAGGLTRWEGETLVPTFPNATIYTSKVEWDEMRNPNIRSRNTYWKENWEPIQHLVETFEDRLQVAPGIEMIHTGGHSDGHAIIKLTQNGETMLHMADIMPTHAHQNPLWVLAYDDYPMTSVFAKEKILKEALANGYKFIFYHDAYYRMIQWDESGKVVVDSLSRTKEARIQFQR; from the coding sequence ATGGACAAACTTCAATTTCATGGCATGTCTTTAACATGGTTAAACGGGGGAGTTACTTCACTTGATGGGGGAGCTATGTTTGGGGTAGTACCAAAACCACTTTGGTCTCGAAAATACCCTGTTAACGAGTTAAATCAAATAGAACTTGCTTGTGAGCCAATGTTAATTCAATACGAGGGGAAAAATTACTTAATTGATAGCGGTGTTGGATTTAATAAACTAACAGAAAAGCAACTTCGTAATTTTGGTGTAACAGAAGAGTCTACAATATTAGAGAGTCTTAAAGAACTGGGGTTAACTGCAGAAGATATTCATTTTGTTTTAATGACTCATTTACATTTTGATCATGCAGGTGGGTTAACACGTTGGGAAGGAGAAACTCTAGTTCCAACTTTCCCAAATGCAACAATTTATACTTCTAAAGTTGAATGGGATGAAATGCGTAATCCTAATATTCGTTCTCGTAACACTTATTGGAAGGAAAATTGGGAGCCGATTCAACATTTAGTTGAAACGTTTGAAGATCGTTTACAAGTGGCACCTGGAATTGAAATGATTCATACAGGGGGTCATAGTGATGGTCATGCCATTATTAAACTAACGCAAAATGGGGAAACTATGCTACACATGGCTGATATCATGCCGACACATGCTCATCAAAATCCACTTTGGGTATTAGCTTATGATGATTATCCAATGACAAGCGTTTTTGCAAAAGAAAAGATCCTAAAAGAAGCGCTTGCTAATGGCTATAAATTTATTTTTTATCATGATGCCTATTACCGAATGATTCAGTGGGATGAATCAGGTAAAGTCGTTGTTGATTCCTTGAGTCGTACAAAAGAAGCGAGAATTCAATTTCAAAGATAA
- the trmB gene encoding tRNA (guanosine(46)-N7)-methyltransferase TrmB produces MRLRNKPWAEEFINAHPEIIIQNPEQYKGKWSEVFQNDQPLHIEVGTGKGQFVLGMAKANPHINYIGIELYDSVIVCALEKIIEAGAPSNLRLLKVNGADLNKYFEKNDVSRVYLNFSDPWPKTRHAKRRLTHEGFLKIYESILIDRGEVHFKTDNRGLFEYSLVSISEYGMLLKYVSLDLHANMPEDNIMTEYEEKFSAKGQPIYRLEAQFIKE; encoded by the coding sequence GTGAGATTAAGAAACAAACCTTGGGCAGAGGAATTTATTAATGCACATCCTGAGATCATTATCCAAAATCCAGAACAATACAAAGGTAAGTGGAGTGAGGTATTCCAAAATGATCAACCACTCCATATTGAAGTAGGGACTGGTAAAGGACAATTTGTTTTAGGGATGGCAAAAGCCAATCCACATATCAATTATATTGGAATTGAACTTTATGATAGTGTAATTGTATGTGCCCTAGAAAAAATTATAGAAGCAGGGGCACCGTCTAATTTACGCTTATTAAAAGTAAATGGGGCAGATTTAAATAAATATTTTGAGAAAAATGATGTAAGTCGTGTTTATTTAAATTTTTCAGATCCTTGGCCAAAAACGCGACATGCAAAACGTCGCCTAACACACGAAGGATTTTTGAAAATATATGAATCGATTTTAATCGATCGTGGCGAAGTTCATTTTAAAACAGATAACCGTGGATTATTTGAGTATTCATTAGTCAGTATTTCAGAGTACGGCATGCTTTTAAAATATGTTTCACTTGATTTACATGCAAATATGCCTGAAGACAATATCATGACAGAATATGAAGAAAAATTTTCTGCAAAGGGACAACCGATTTATCGCCTAGAAGCACAGTTTATTAAAGAATAA
- a CDS encoding nuclease-related domain-containing protein: MAQLIKLQDYISRYQVGLNRYPTQFVRVKKSQWERIKQQWELGQEIPKWEHIEELEEEKSSKRFSLINKFLRRKPAHKEDLEQVDVSDELISNEEDEEDDEFELLFEPNIVYHPQNLEDLKKMFLNQFFHFQIKWASSTLREKSYVDPKFLRDSFLRNVLQRLPDNYLIFYYPIVQVKKAPVELDIIILTPTECLCITLVEYENQAVYLGNGERFWTKKVGKTDKKVLNPMIQLNRMESILSNLFSQGNIDMPIRKILLSRNGFFDYPGTAFNVKFIDKREFPNWMQGLRRSPSPMKHMQIQAAQAILNHVQTTSYNRDIWNTEKKEQ; this comes from the coding sequence TTGGCTCAATTAATAAAGCTTCAAGATTATATTTCAAGATATCAAGTTGGATTAAACCGATACCCAACCCAATTTGTCCGTGTAAAAAAGAGTCAATGGGAACGAATAAAACAACAGTGGGAATTAGGCCAGGAAATTCCGAAATGGGAACACATAGAAGAGCTTGAAGAAGAAAAAAGTTCAAAACGTTTTTCCTTAATTAACAAATTCTTAAGAAGAAAACCGGCGCATAAAGAAGATTTAGAACAAGTGGATGTATCTGACGAATTAATTTCAAATGAAGAAGATGAAGAAGATGATGAATTTGAATTACTATTCGAACCGAATATTGTATATCATCCCCAAAATTTAGAGGATTTAAAGAAAATGTTTCTGAATCAATTTTTTCATTTTCAAATTAAATGGGCTAGTTCAACTTTAAGAGAAAAATCATATGTGGATCCTAAATTTTTAAGAGATAGTTTTTTACGAAATGTTTTACAACGCTTACCAGATAATTATTTAATATTTTATTATCCAATAGTTCAAGTAAAAAAAGCGCCAGTGGAATTAGATATCATAATTTTAACCCCAACTGAATGCCTATGTATTACTCTTGTTGAATATGAAAATCAAGCGGTATATTTGGGTAACGGTGAACGGTTCTGGACTAAAAAAGTAGGAAAGACTGATAAAAAAGTATTAAATCCAATGATTCAATTAAATCGAATGGAGTCCATACTATCTAACCTTTTTAGCCAGGGGAATATTGATATGCCGATACGTAAAATATTACTTTCTAGAAATGGTTTTTTTGATTACCCTGGAACTGCTTTTAATGTCAAATTTATAGATAAAAGGGAATTTCCTAATTGGATGCAAGGGTTACGGCGTTCACCATCACCTATGAAACATATGCAAATTCAAGCAGCACAAGCTATTTTAAATCATGTTCAAACAACTTCCTATAATCGAGATATTTGGAATACTGAAAAAAAAGAGCAGTAG
- the dat gene encoding D-amino-acid transaminase — protein MGYTLWNDKIVNDEEVIIDKEDRGYQFGDGVYEVIKVYDGEMFTAEEHINRFYLSAEKIRITIPYTKDKLHKLLHELVEANNLNTGNLYFQITRGTAPRIHQFPGDTILPVLTGTTKESPRPLENFEKGVSATFVEDIRWLRCDIKTLNLLGAVLAKQEAHEKGCYEAILHRGETVTEGSSTNVFGIKDGVLYTHPANNLILHGITRAVILKCAEEIGLPVKEQAFTKTQALEMDELFVSSTTSEITPVIEIDGQKINSGNVGEWTSNLHAQFQTKIPNSLKA, from the coding sequence ATGGGATACACATTATGGAATGATAAAATTGTAAATGATGAAGAAGTAATTATTGATAAAGAAGACCGTGGCTATCAATTTGGTGATGGAGTTTACGAAGTAATTAAAGTATATGATGGGGAAATGTTTACTGCTGAAGAACATATCAATCGTTTTTATTTGAGTGCTGAAAAAATTCGTATAACAATTCCATACACAAAGGATAAATTACACAAATTACTACACGAATTAGTTGAAGCAAACAACTTAAATACAGGAAATTTATATTTCCAAATTACGAGAGGTACAGCACCACGTATTCATCAATTCCCAGGTGATACTATTTTACCTGTTTTAACTGGTACTACGAAAGAATCGCCACGCCCTTTAGAGAATTTTGAGAAAGGTGTGTCGGCAACGTTCGTTGAAGATATTCGTTGGTTACGTTGTGATATTAAAACTCTAAATTTATTAGGTGCGGTTCTAGCAAAACAAGAGGCACACGAAAAAGGATGCTACGAAGCAATTTTACACCGTGGAGAAACGGTTACTGAAGGTTCTTCTACAAATGTGTTTGGCATAAAAGATGGTGTCCTTTATACACATCCTGCAAATAATTTAATCTTACATGGTATTACACGTGCAGTTATTTTGAAATGTGCAGAGGAGATAGGGCTTCCTGTAAAAGAACAAGCCTTTACAAAGACACAGGCTTTAGAGATGGACGAACTGTTTGTTTCTTCAACAACATCAGAAATAACACCCGTAATTGAAATCGACGGCCAAAAGATCAATAGTGGAAATGTGGGCGAATGGACGAGTAATCTACATGCCCAGTTCCAAACTAAAATTCCTAATTCATTAAAAGCATAA